One part of the Leptospira saintgironsiae genome encodes these proteins:
- the rplC gene encoding 50S ribosomal protein L3, which yields MAKGLIGKKIGMSQIFDEQGNIIPVTVLEVGPCAVSQVKSAATDGYDAIQLAYQDDKEKHLTKSEIKHLAKAGLTPKRVLKEFRNFGEEPTAGAELKAQDVFAVSDIVKVTGTSKGKGFQGVIKRYGHHGGPGAHGSRFHRHPGSMGSNTTPGRVFKGRKLPGRMGFDTKTVLNLKVVRINEAENLVFVSGSVPGRANSIITIEKI from the coding sequence ATGGCAAAGGGATTAATCGGTAAAAAGATAGGGATGTCCCAAATCTTCGACGAGCAAGGAAACATTATTCCTGTGACCGTCTTAGAGGTAGGTCCCTGCGCAGTTTCCCAAGTCAAATCCGCCGCTACGGACGGTTACGACGCGATACAATTAGCTTATCAGGATGATAAAGAGAAACACCTGACCAAAAGCGAGATAAAGCATTTGGCAAAAGCTGGACTAACTCCTAAGAGAGTGTTGAAGGAATTCCGGAATTTCGGCGAAGAGCCGACAGCGGGAGCTGAATTGAAAGCACAAGACGTGTTTGCAGTTTCGGATATTGTAAAAGTTACAGGAACCAGCAAAGGTAAAGGTTTCCAAGGTGTTATCAAAAGATACGGACACCATGGTGGACCAGGAGCTCACGGTTCTCGTTTTCATAGACATCCAGGATCCATGGGATCCAACACCACTCCAGGTAGAGTATTCAAAGGTCGTAAATTACCGGGCCGTATGGGTTTTGATACAAAGACTGTATTGAACCTGAAAGTGGTTCGTATTAATGAAGCAGAAAATTTGGTTTTTGTAAGCGGATCCGTTCCGGGACGTGCAAACTCCATCATCACTATTGAGAAGATATAA
- the rplB gene encoding 50S ribosomal protein L2 → MGIKKFKPVTAASRFKSVLTFEEITETEPYRPLTISLNYKAGRGEGGKIAVRRKGGRVKRKYRIIDFKRRKVGITATVKTVEYDPYRSAFISLVSYSDGEYAYILNAEGMKVGDKVSNGEAAEIKVGNALPLGKIPPGTNVHNVELKIGRGGQIARTAGSFATIAGRDGEYVLLKLPSSEVRKVHQNCYATIGICSNRDHNLVSIGKAGRNRWLGKRPKVRGVVMNPVDHPHGGGEGRTSGGRHPVTPWGIPTKGYKTRRRAKPSDKFIIQKRKGNRSR, encoded by the coding sequence ATGGGAATTAAAAAGTTTAAACCCGTTACTGCCGCCAGCCGTTTTAAATCGGTATTAACCTTTGAGGAAATCACCGAGACAGAACCGTATCGCCCTTTAACGATCAGCTTAAATTACAAAGCAGGTCGCGGAGAAGGTGGTAAAATTGCGGTTCGCAGAAAAGGCGGAAGAGTAAAACGCAAATATCGTATCATCGACTTCAAACGTCGTAAAGTAGGGATTACCGCTACAGTTAAAACTGTAGAATACGATCCGTACCGTTCGGCGTTTATTTCTCTTGTTAGTTACTCTGACGGAGAATACGCTTATATCCTAAATGCTGAAGGCATGAAAGTTGGAGACAAAGTTTCCAATGGAGAAGCGGCTGAAATCAAAGTTGGAAACGCACTTCCACTTGGGAAAATTCCTCCAGGCACTAATGTGCATAACGTGGAATTGAAAATTGGAAGAGGCGGACAAATCGCAAGAACTGCAGGATCCTTCGCTACTATAGCTGGTAGAGACGGAGAGTATGTTCTTCTTAAACTTCCAAGCTCTGAAGTTCGTAAAGTTCACCAGAACTGCTACGCTACTATAGGAATTTGCAGCAATAGAGATCATAACCTTGTTTCCATCGGTAAAGCTGGTAGAAACAGATGGTTGGGAAAACGTCCTAAGGTCAGAGGGGTTGTAATGAACCCGGTTGATCACCCGCATGGTGGTGGAGAGGGACGTACTTCCGGAGGTCGTCACCCAGTGACTCCTTGGGGTATTCCAACCAAAGGATATAAAACTCGTCGCAGGGCTAAACCTTCTGACAAGTTC
- the rpsJ gene encoding 30S ribosomal protein S10 has translation MAGQKIRVKLKAFDHKLIDQSTYEIVATAKRTGATVSGPIPLPTKKEIYTVLRSPHVNKKSREQFEMKTHKRLIDILDTNEDTVEALMKLQLPAGVSVDIKS, from the coding sequence ATGGCTGGCCAAAAGATCAGAGTAAAGCTTAAAGCTTTCGATCATAAGTTGATCGACCAATCAACTTACGAGATCGTTGCGACTGCCAAAAGGACCGGAGCTACTGTCTCCGGTCCGATTCCTCTTCCAACGAAGAAGGAAATATACACAGTCCTCCGTTCTCCACACGTAAATAAAAAATCAAGAGAGCAGTTTGAGATGAAAACTCACAAAAGGCTCATAGACATTCTGGACACCAATGAAGACACAGTTGAGGCTTTAATGAAGCTACAACTCCCTGCAGGTGTTTCAGTGGATATTAAATCCTAA
- the rplD gene encoding 50S ribosomal protein L4: MKAQKYSKEGKLLSEIELPAALFESKYSSGAIYDAIKAENANLRSGNHHTKTRSEVSGGGKKPWSQKGTGRARQGSIRAPQWVGGGTVHGPRKRDYSYNVSPKVKRRAVLSVLNKKAQDAVIKVIEDLDPKEFSTKAFSTLFSNIGLKNTGVIGFLVDGENDFLKKSVRNIPTVKYINSKRIAVRDILYNRNLVITEAALGEILKHYGEGK; this comes from the coding sequence ATGAAAGCACAGAAGTACTCAAAAGAAGGAAAACTGCTCTCGGAAATCGAACTTCCTGCAGCGTTGTTCGAATCCAAATATAGCAGTGGCGCGATATACGACGCCATCAAAGCGGAGAATGCTAACCTTCGCTCCGGGAATCATCATACCAAAACTCGCTCGGAAGTATCCGGGGGTGGTAAAAAGCCTTGGTCCCAAAAGGGAACTGGTAGAGCTCGTCAAGGTTCTATCCGTGCTCCTCAATGGGTGGGCGGTGGTACTGTTCACGGACCTCGCAAGAGAGATTATTCTTATAACGTTTCTCCAAAAGTGAAACGCAGAGCGGTTCTTTCCGTTTTGAATAAGAAAGCTCAAGACGCGGTCATTAAAGTAATAGAAGATCTGGATCCAAAAGAATTCAGCACAAAAGCTTTCTCTACTTTATTCAGCAATATCGGACTAAAGAACACCGGAGTGATCGGCTTCTTAGTAGATGGAGAGAACGACTTCCTTAAAAAGTCAGTTCGTAATATCCCTACTGTAAAATACATCAACTCTAAACGTATCGCGGTTCGTGACATTCTATATAATAGAAATCTTGTAATCACCGAAGCAGCTTTGGGAGAAATTCTCAAACATTACGGAGAAGGAAAATGA
- a CDS encoding 50S ribosomal protein L23, whose amino-acid sequence MNLNEVILSPIITEKSQDLETIGEKAGKRTVKYTVEIHPRANKTLVKEAFRKIYNVVPSSVNIQVYRGKIKRFRHLPAPKAHWKKAIVTFQDGASIDFGKEA is encoded by the coding sequence ATGAATCTTAACGAAGTAATTTTATCTCCGATCATCACTGAGAAGTCCCAGGATCTGGAGACTATCGGTGAGAAAGCCGGTAAAAGAACCGTAAAATATACTGTGGAAATCCACCCTAGAGCAAACAAAACTCTAGTGAAGGAAGCTTTCCGCAAAATTTACAATGTAGTACCTTCTTCCGTAAACATCCAAGTGTATCGCGGAAAGATAAAAAGATTCCGTCATCTACCTGCTCCTAAAGCTCATTGGAAAAAAGCAATCGTGACTTTCCAAGACGGCGCGAGCATCGACTTCGGAAAGGAAGCATAA